From one Streptomyces sp. SCSIO 30461 genomic stretch:
- a CDS encoding STAS domain-containing protein produces the protein MVSARDGMPGSTGDGDRFSVTVRPWPEPGIVVVAVAGELDHDTAEPLHVALEEAIAAGAQRILVDCSVLLFCDSTGLNVLLRARLAAKETGARVELAALRPQVARMLAITGAGAVFPRYASIGEALAEPAPDPDSGPPQAPEPGRE, from the coding sequence ATGGTCTCAGCACGGGACGGCATGCCGGGCAGCACCGGCGACGGCGACCGTTTCAGCGTGACGGTGCGCCCGTGGCCCGAGCCCGGGATCGTCGTGGTCGCGGTCGCGGGCGAGCTCGACCACGACACCGCGGAGCCACTGCACGTGGCCCTGGAGGAAGCCATCGCGGCCGGTGCACAGCGCATCCTGGTGGACTGCTCGGTGCTGCTCTTCTGCGACTCCACCGGGCTGAACGTGCTGCTGCGGGCGCGTCTCGCGGCCAAGGAGACCGGAGCCAGGGTCGAGCTGGCGGCGCTGCGCCCGCAGGTCGCGAGAATGCTCGCGATCACCGGTGCCGGTGCCGTCTTCCCGCGCTACGCAAGCATCGGCGAAGCGCTCGCGGAGCCTGCGCCGGACCCGGATTCCGGGCCGCCGCAGGCACCAGAGCCGGGACGGGAGTAG
- a CDS encoding ABC transporter ATP-binding protein, producing the protein MAESRRVPPRRGSVLLALRYYGRELVRLRPLTVPAMLLPAVGNIGINYIAPLVVAKLVGRVSGGDGVAVGAAMPYVIGFAGVLLLSEVLWRIGLHCLNRLDARGIEHLYVIGMDELFAKDAAFFHDNFAGSLTKRVLSFASRFEQFVDTLTFSVVASLVPLVFGSVVLWQYDPLFVVGLLAMIAFTALCVRPLIRRRQTLVREREEAIARVSGHVADSLANMETVRAFAAEEREAAEHRSRVAESRRLSLASWDYGNLRIDTLVAPMSVATNVIGLLLAVTLGGGGHGVEAIVVAFTYYTNATRIMFDFNQIYRRLEGAMTEAAQFTELLLTPSTVHDPKSPEPLEPASAEVRFERVDYTHQGAEPLFHGLDLTVPSGTKIGLVGRSGGGKTTLTRLLLRMTDVDGGRILIGGQDISRLRQTDLRGLISYVPQEPAMFHRTLRDNIAFARPGAGEAEIRSAAEAAHVTEFADAMPDGFDTLVGERGVKLSGGQRQRVALARAILRDAPILLLDEATSALDSESEILVQEALWRLMEGRTAIVVAHRLSTVATMDRLVVLDHGRIVEQGTHEELLTADGAYAKLWRHQSGGFIDDSPAPAGVPV; encoded by the coding sequence ATGGCTGAATCACGTCGCGTTCCACCGCGCAGGGGCTCGGTGCTCCTCGCGCTTCGCTACTACGGGCGGGAGCTGGTCCGGCTCCGGCCGCTCACGGTGCCCGCGATGCTGCTTCCGGCAGTGGGCAACATCGGAATCAACTACATCGCGCCGCTGGTCGTCGCGAAGCTCGTCGGGCGGGTGTCCGGTGGCGACGGGGTCGCCGTCGGCGCGGCGATGCCCTATGTCATCGGTTTCGCCGGTGTGCTGCTCCTCTCGGAGGTGCTGTGGCGCATCGGGCTGCACTGCCTCAACCGGCTTGACGCGCGTGGGATCGAGCACCTGTACGTGATCGGGATGGACGAACTGTTCGCCAAGGATGCCGCGTTCTTCCATGACAACTTCGCCGGGTCGCTGACCAAGCGGGTACTCAGTTTCGCCTCCCGGTTCGAGCAGTTCGTGGACACGCTGACCTTCTCGGTCGTGGCAAGCCTGGTGCCGCTGGTGTTCGGGTCAGTGGTGTTGTGGCAGTACGATCCGCTTTTCGTCGTCGGGCTGTTGGCGATGATCGCCTTCACGGCGTTGTGCGTGCGGCCGCTCATCCGCCGCCGTCAGACGCTGGTGAGAGAGCGGGAGGAGGCGATCGCCCGGGTGTCGGGACATGTCGCCGACAGTCTGGCGAACATGGAGACGGTCCGGGCGTTCGCCGCCGAGGAGCGCGAGGCGGCGGAGCACCGGTCCCGCGTAGCGGAGTCTCGGCGGCTCTCGCTCGCCTCCTGGGACTACGGGAACCTGCGTATCGATACGCTGGTCGCGCCCATGTCCGTGGCGACCAATGTCATAGGACTGCTGCTCGCGGTCACCCTCGGCGGGGGCGGGCACGGGGTGGAGGCGATCGTGGTCGCCTTCACCTACTACACCAACGCGACGCGGATCATGTTCGACTTCAACCAGATCTACCGGCGGTTGGAAGGAGCGATGACGGAGGCTGCGCAGTTCACCGAACTGCTGCTGACGCCTTCCACCGTGCACGACCCGAAGTCGCCCGAACCACTGGAACCCGCGAGCGCCGAGGTCCGCTTCGAGCGGGTCGACTACACGCACCAGGGCGCGGAGCCGCTCTTCCATGGGCTCGATCTGACCGTGCCCAGTGGTACGAAGATCGGTCTCGTGGGGCGGTCCGGCGGCGGCAAGACCACACTCACCCGATTGCTGCTGAGGATGACGGATGTCGACGGCGGCCGGATCCTGATCGGCGGGCAGGACATCAGTCGCCTGCGCCAGACCGATCTGCGCGGTCTGATCTCCTACGTGCCCCAGGAGCCGGCGATGTTCCACCGCACGCTGCGGGACAACATCGCGTTCGCCCGGCCGGGCGCCGGCGAAGCCGAGATCCGCAGCGCGGCTGAGGCGGCGCATGTCACGGAATTCGCCGACGCAATGCCGGACGGCTTCGACACACTGGTGGGGGAGCGGGGTGTGAAGCTGTCCGGCGGGCAGCGTCAGCGGGTCGCTCTCGCCCGGGCGATACTCCGTGATGCGCCGATCCTGCTGCTCGACGAGGCGACCAGCGCGTTGGATTCGGAGAGCGAGATCCTCGTCCAGGAGGCGCTGTGGCGCCTCATGGAGGGGCGTACGGCAATCGTGGTGGCGCACAGGTTGAGCACGGTCGCGACCATGGACAGGCTCGTGGTCCTCGATCACGGGCGCATCGTGGAACAGGGCACGCACGAGGAGTTGCTCACCGCCGACGGCGCGTACGCGAAGCTCTGGCGGCATCAGTCGGGAGGCTTCATCGATGACAGCCCGGCTCCTGCCGGGGTGCCCGTCTGA
- a CDS encoding ATP-binding protein, whose protein sequence is MSAALPAQGQTRRLVLSGTRGVVGRCRDFSRTALVDWGWLPERGPAAPHPSHPGGDPSGNGEPGAWDTFAFDLDLDLDTDLDLDTEGDHDGYDEDEERLAVAEDVLMVVSELVTNACLHADGPEELVLHCTADRLRIEVSDANPIAPRPRPHADPAKPGGHGLVVLGRLARAWGSVSRGDSGKTVWAEITPPRGTAPGTC, encoded by the coding sequence GTGAGCGCGGCCCTTCCGGCACAAGGACAGACCCGCAGACTCGTACTTTCCGGGACGCGGGGCGTGGTCGGGCGCTGCCGTGACTTCAGTCGCACGGCGCTCGTCGACTGGGGGTGGCTGCCGGAACGGGGCCCGGCGGCGCCGCATCCGAGCCATCCGGGCGGCGATCCGTCCGGGAACGGCGAGCCGGGCGCCTGGGACACCTTCGCTTTCGACCTCGACCTCGACCTCGACACCGACCTCGACCTCGACACCGAGGGTGATCATGACGGCTACGACGAGGACGAGGAACGCCTCGCGGTGGCCGAGGACGTCCTGATGGTGGTCTCCGAGCTCGTCACCAACGCCTGTCTGCACGCCGACGGGCCCGAGGAACTGGTGCTGCACTGCACGGCCGACCGGTTGCGTATCGAGGTGAGCGACGCCAATCCGATCGCGCCCCGCCCCCGCCCCCATGCCGATCCGGCGAAGCCCGGCGGTCACGGACTGGTCGTACTCGGCAGGCTCGCGCGCGCCTGGGGTTCCGTGTCGCGCGGCGACTCGGGCAAGACGGTATGGGCGGAGATCACGCCGCCCCGCGGCACCGCGCCGGGGACCTGCTGA
- a CDS encoding dsRBD fold-containing protein — MTRTAEWRMGLVLVEEDGTTKARVVLDTGTTTYTGHGVARCNPQDLDIPEIGDELAASRAMKDLASKLMREANRDLESVGAGPDTVTAPPYGWPGAAT; from the coding sequence ATGACGCGGACAGCGGAGTGGCGGATGGGGCTGGTCCTGGTCGAGGAGGACGGTACGACGAAGGCCCGGGTCGTACTCGACACCGGTACCACGACCTACACCGGGCACGGGGTCGCCCGGTGCAACCCCCAGGATCTGGACATCCCGGAGATCGGAGATGAACTGGCCGCGAGCCGGGCGATGAAGGACCTCGCGAGCAAGCTGATGCGCGAGGCCAACCGCGACCTCGAAAGTGTCGGCGCAGGCCCCGACACGGTGACGGCGCCGCCCTACGGCTGGCCCGGGGCCGCCACGTAG
- a CDS encoding cyclic nucleotide-binding domain-containing protein — protein MTTSSLRMTAALAAEHRARLLEIAEDVKFPEGYHVFEEGRLADRFWIIKSGTISLHMAVPGRRPAVIENLGFGELVGWSWLFPPFVWQLGAETMTPVRAQQFDARTVRMLMDADPALGSAVGQWVGRVLAHRLHAARVRLLDLYAPYGSGITD, from the coding sequence ATGACCACGTCTTCCCTTCGCATGACAGCCGCCTTGGCGGCCGAGCACCGCGCCCGGTTGCTGGAGATCGCCGAGGACGTCAAGTTCCCCGAGGGTTACCACGTCTTCGAGGAGGGACGGCTCGCCGACCGGTTCTGGATCATCAAGTCCGGCACGATCAGCCTGCACATGGCCGTCCCGGGGCGGCGCCCGGCGGTGATCGAGAACCTGGGCTTCGGTGAACTCGTGGGCTGGTCCTGGCTGTTCCCCCCGTTCGTATGGCAGCTCGGCGCCGAGACGATGACTCCGGTTCGCGCGCAGCAGTTCGACGCACGGACCGTTCGCATGCTGATGGACGCCGATCCGGCACTCGGCTCGGCGGTGGGCCAGTGGGTGGGGAGGGTGCTCGCCCACCGGCTCCACGCGGCACGGGTGCGGCTGCTCGACCTCTACGCGCCCTACGGCAGCGGTATCACCGACTAG
- a CDS encoding acyl-CoA dehydrogenase family protein: MRSNPVRTHEVTNQAPPLTDHDVADDPVLLEGIRNEGAEWYGEDLHRIGRLAGSEEARHWGYEANRYEPVLRTHDRYGNRVDEVDFHPSYHALMDVAIREGLGGTPWAEGKPGSHVARAAGLMVWGFADQSHLCPVSMTYAVVPALRHAPEQAALYEPLLTGRVYDPGLRSPAGKRGLLAGMGMTEKQGGSDVRANTTNATPQTDGTWRLRGHKWFTSAPMNDLFLVLAQAEPGAAGAGNGGLSCFLVPRVLPDGSRNTFRIQRLKDKLGNRGNASSEPEFDDTVSWLVGPVGRGVRTIIEMVTMTRLDCILSSASGMRTALTLAGHHVRHRSAFGATLIDQPLMRNVIADLAIESEAATTLALRVAGAVDRAQRGDGQEQRFLRLATAVAKYWVCKRQPAMVAEALECLGGNGFVEDSDLPRLYRDAPLNGIWEGSGNVSALDVLRALTREPDSLQAYADEIALAAGADARLDTAWRELRAELTRSDDAELRARWLVERMALVLQGSLLVRYAPPAVADAFCVSRLAGGHGLAFGTLPTGVDRARIIARVPGARA; this comes from the coding sequence ATGCGCAGTAACCCCGTACGCACCCACGAGGTGACCAACCAGGCGCCGCCGCTCACGGACCACGACGTGGCCGACGACCCCGTGCTGCTGGAAGGCATCCGGAACGAAGGCGCGGAATGGTATGGGGAGGACCTGCACCGCATCGGGCGGCTCGCCGGCTCGGAGGAGGCGAGGCACTGGGGGTACGAGGCCAACCGCTACGAGCCGGTGCTGCGCACCCACGACCGCTATGGCAACCGTGTCGACGAGGTCGACTTCCACCCCTCCTACCACGCCCTCATGGACGTCGCGATCCGCGAGGGCCTGGGCGGCACCCCCTGGGCGGAGGGCAAGCCCGGATCCCATGTCGCCCGTGCGGCCGGACTGATGGTGTGGGGCTTCGCCGACCAGAGCCATCTGTGCCCGGTGTCCATGACGTACGCCGTCGTCCCCGCCCTGCGGCACGCGCCCGAGCAGGCCGCGCTGTACGAGCCGTTGCTCACCGGCAGGGTGTACGACCCGGGGCTGCGCTCACCCGCGGGCAAGCGCGGGCTGCTCGCCGGAATGGGGATGACCGAGAAGCAGGGCGGCTCGGACGTACGCGCCAATACCACCAACGCCACACCCCAGACGGACGGGACCTGGCGGCTGCGCGGCCACAAGTGGTTCACCAGCGCGCCCATGAACGACCTGTTCCTCGTGCTCGCGCAGGCCGAGCCCGGCGCGGCCGGTGCCGGGAACGGGGGGTTGTCCTGCTTCCTCGTGCCGCGCGTGCTGCCCGACGGGAGCCGCAACACCTTCCGCATCCAGCGCCTCAAGGACAAGCTCGGCAACCGCGGGAACGCCAGCAGTGAGCCCGAGTTCGACGACACCGTGTCCTGGCTCGTCGGCCCGGTGGGGCGCGGCGTGCGCACCATCATCGAGATGGTCACCATGACCCGGCTCGACTGCATCCTCAGCTCCGCCTCCGGGATGCGCACCGCGCTCACCCTCGCGGGACACCATGTGCGCCACCGCTCGGCCTTCGGAGCCACGCTCATCGACCAGCCGCTGATGCGCAATGTCATCGCGGACCTCGCCATCGAGTCCGAGGCCGCGACCACACTCGCCCTGCGTGTGGCGGGTGCGGTCGACCGGGCGCAGCGGGGCGACGGCCAGGAACAGCGCTTCCTCCGGCTGGCCACGGCCGTCGCCAAGTACTGGGTGTGCAAACGCCAGCCCGCCATGGTGGCGGAGGCGCTGGAGTGCCTCGGCGGCAACGGCTTCGTGGAGGACTCCGACCTGCCGCGTCTCTATCGGGACGCCCCTCTCAACGGCATCTGGGAGGGCTCCGGCAATGTCAGCGCCCTCGATGTGCTGCGCGCCCTGACTCGCGAACCGGACTCGCTCCAGGCCTACGCGGACGAGATCGCGCTCGCGGCCGGTGCGGACGCCCGGCTCGACACCGCATGGCGCGAGTTGCGCGCCGAACTCACGCGGTCCGATGACGCGGAGCTCCGGGCCCGATGGCTCGTCGAGCGGATGGCCCTGGTCCTCCAGGGTTCGCTGCTCGTACGCTACGCGCCGCCGGCCGTCGCCGACGCGTTTTGCGTCTCGCGGCTGGCCGGGGGGCACGGACTCGCCTTCGGGACGCTGCCGACCGGGGTGGACCGCGCGAGGATCATCGCCCGGGTCCCGGGCGCGCGGGCCTGA
- a CDS encoding BTAD domain-containing putative transcriptional regulator gives MRAHRGATALKIGSPQQQAMLAVLLLRPGYSASATDLIAALWGEEPPNAAMTTVRTYAWRWRKVLDAGGKSEEGADGDGAERPAPSVLVSMGDGYRLVLPKLAVDSAEAEALGAEAERIGRTEPLRARDLLNQALELWQGEPLAGIPGPFAERHRQRLEELRLTLLEERIGLDLTLGRHSRCIPELTALTTEHPLHEQAYGLLMRALYQAGRQADALAVYRGVRQLFLAELGVAPGSELEQLHRRILEGDPSLAAPEQGPTTTATTAGSATVRGPRASEEPENSLDPSGGAAEADNSGSGAGPSAAEPVSRPPEKGRAETAVRPAAGPPRPAQLPPDAADFTGRTAPVRVLDEALGTPSAQALVIATVVGMGGVGKTALALHVAHRVRETYPDGQLYVDLRGSDPVPADPEAVLSGFLVALGVPDDAVPDGLDARSALFRSVVDGRRLLLVLDNAKDAAQIRPLLPGAVGCAVLTTGRTRPAGLPAGVQVDLDVFQPSEALDLLGRTIGAQRLECERKAALELVVACGYLPLAVRIVAARLAARPTWTVETLSRRLQVERRRIDELRIGDLAVAAAFELSYRQLTSDQARAFRLVASVDGPDIGLPAAAALLDLDEYEAEDQLEALVDVAMLESPFPGRYRYHDLLRAFARRRPAMTGGSPGTGGVASETAEVVAARDRLLDHLLATACTAFQHAVPGDPAAGALGPARSPGVELAGWDAARDWTAAERAGAVALAAQVAADAGAGAGRMVPPDGVRSTAAPESAPGAALPDAAHGMALRAAIDLLIALTPFVLTPPSRQLASTADALAEAAVRHGDVRAAGRAHFLRGNVALAATRLDAAEAAARQAVDAARRAGDTVILRQALNDLGLICQFLSRFDEAVDHYDEALLLANELGHRSGALVTTVNAALARVRSGRAVEAVEICHEVLAELRTRQDDPGRAYTLYVLGLALHGLGRHEEAVTWFRECLAVATGAALRDRAAHARYRLADSLRSLGRADEALDHAGQALALCEELGAERDQAQALVVLGRSLADLGRGAESVARLRQAYEIFRRLGLPEATEVAGLLEEPTPALVDP, from the coding sequence ATGCGGGCTCACCGGGGCGCGACCGCGCTCAAGATCGGAAGCCCGCAGCAGCAGGCGATGCTGGCGGTCCTCCTGCTGCGGCCGGGGTACTCGGCGAGCGCCACCGACCTCATCGCCGCGCTGTGGGGCGAAGAGCCGCCGAATGCGGCGATGACCACGGTGCGTACCTACGCATGGCGATGGCGCAAGGTGCTGGACGCGGGAGGGAAGAGCGAAGAGGGGGCCGATGGGGACGGGGCCGAACGGCCCGCGCCGAGTGTGCTGGTGTCGATGGGCGACGGCTACCGGTTGGTGCTGCCGAAGCTCGCCGTGGACTCCGCGGAGGCGGAGGCTCTTGGCGCAGAGGCGGAGCGCATCGGGCGGACCGAACCGCTGCGCGCCCGCGACCTCCTCAACCAGGCGCTGGAGCTGTGGCAGGGCGAACCGCTGGCGGGAATACCCGGCCCGTTCGCCGAGCGGCACCGGCAACGTCTCGAGGAACTGCGGCTCACCTTGCTGGAGGAGCGGATAGGGCTGGATCTGACGCTCGGCCGCCACTCGCGTTGCATCCCCGAACTGACCGCGCTCACCACCGAGCACCCGCTGCATGAACAGGCGTACGGACTGCTGATGCGGGCGCTGTACCAGGCCGGGCGGCAGGCGGACGCGCTGGCTGTGTACCGCGGGGTACGGCAGCTGTTCCTCGCGGAGCTAGGGGTCGCACCCGGGTCGGAGCTTGAGCAGCTGCACCGGAGGATCCTGGAGGGGGACCCCTCGCTGGCCGCTCCGGAGCAGGGTCCGACGACAACGGCAACGACGGCTGGGAGCGCCACTGTTCGGGGGCCGAGGGCTTCGGAGGAGCCCGAGAACTCCTTGGATCCGAGCGGTGGCGCCGCCGAGGCCGACAACTCCGGGAGCGGGGCCGGTCCCTCGGCGGCCGAGCCGGTGAGCCGGCCGCCGGAGAAGGGCCGGGCGGAGACAGCCGTCCGGCCGGCGGCCGGTCCACCGCGGCCCGCCCAGCTTCCGCCGGACGCGGCCGACTTCACCGGACGGACGGCGCCGGTCCGCGTACTGGACGAGGCACTCGGCACACCATCGGCGCAGGCGCTGGTGATCGCCACCGTGGTCGGTATGGGCGGAGTCGGCAAGACGGCACTGGCGCTCCATGTGGCTCACCGGGTACGCGAGACCTACCCGGACGGGCAGCTCTACGTGGACCTGCGCGGTTCCGACCCGGTACCGGCCGATCCCGAGGCGGTGCTGAGCGGCTTCCTGGTGGCACTCGGGGTGCCGGACGACGCCGTGCCGGACGGACTGGACGCACGCTCGGCGCTGTTCCGCTCCGTGGTGGACGGGCGGCGGCTGCTGCTGGTCCTCGACAACGCCAAGGACGCGGCGCAGATCCGACCACTGCTCCCGGGGGCGGTCGGCTGCGCGGTCCTCACCACCGGGCGTACGCGGCCGGCGGGGCTGCCGGCCGGCGTGCAGGTCGACCTGGACGTGTTCCAGCCGTCCGAGGCACTGGACCTGCTGGGCCGCACCATCGGCGCGCAACGGCTGGAGTGCGAACGGAAGGCGGCGCTGGAGTTGGTGGTGGCCTGCGGCTATCTGCCGTTGGCGGTCCGCATCGTGGCCGCCCGGCTCGCGGCCCGGCCGACCTGGACCGTGGAGACGCTGAGCCGGCGACTCCAGGTGGAGCGGCGGCGGATCGACGAGCTGCGGATCGGCGATCTCGCGGTGGCGGCGGCTTTCGAACTGAGCTATCGCCAGCTGACCTCCGACCAGGCTCGCGCGTTCCGGCTGGTCGCATCGGTTGACGGTCCGGACATCGGGCTTCCGGCCGCCGCGGCGCTGCTCGACCTCGACGAGTACGAGGCCGAGGACCAGTTGGAGGCTCTGGTGGATGTGGCGATGCTGGAGTCGCCGTTCCCGGGACGGTACCGCTACCACGACCTGCTGCGGGCGTTCGCTCGGCGGCGTCCGGCGATGACCGGGGGCTCCCCTGGCACGGGAGGCGTCGCCTCGGAGACCGCTGAGGTCGTGGCGGCTCGGGACAGGTTGCTGGACCATCTGCTGGCCACGGCCTGCACCGCCTTCCAGCACGCGGTGCCGGGCGATCCTGCGGCTGGCGCGCTGGGGCCGGCCCGCTCTCCGGGGGTGGAGCTGGCGGGGTGGGATGCGGCCCGGGACTGGACGGCGGCGGAGCGTGCGGGCGCGGTGGCGCTGGCCGCCCAAGTCGCCGCTGACGCGGGAGCCGGGGCAGGCCGCATGGTGCCGCCGGACGGCGTGCGGAGCACGGCGGCGCCCGAAAGCGCACCCGGCGCGGCGTTGCCCGACGCCGCCCATGGCATGGCGCTGCGAGCCGCGATCGACCTGCTGATCGCACTCACTCCGTTCGTGCTGACCCCGCCGAGCCGTCAACTCGCCTCCACCGCTGATGCGCTGGCCGAGGCGGCTGTGCGGCACGGCGATGTCCGTGCCGCCGGACGTGCGCACTTCCTGCGCGGGAACGTCGCCTTGGCGGCGACCCGGCTGGACGCGGCCGAGGCGGCGGCGCGCCAGGCGGTGGACGCGGCGCGGCGTGCCGGTGACACCGTGATACTCCGTCAGGCACTCAACGACCTCGGGCTGATCTGCCAATTCCTCAGCCGCTTCGACGAGGCGGTGGACCACTACGACGAGGCGCTGCTGCTGGCGAACGAACTGGGGCACCGCTCCGGCGCCTTGGTGACGACCGTGAACGCGGCACTGGCACGAGTACGCAGTGGACGGGCGGTCGAGGCGGTGGAGATCTGCCACGAGGTGCTCGCCGAACTGCGGACCCGTCAGGACGACCCGGGCCGGGCGTACACCCTGTACGTACTCGGCCTTGCGCTGCACGGGCTCGGGAGGCATGAGGAAGCCGTGACCTGGTTCCGGGAGTGTCTTGCTGTGGCGACGGGGGCTGCTCTGCGGGACCGGGCGGCGCACGCGCGCTACCGATTGGCGGACAGTCTGCGGTCGCTGGGCCGGGCCGACGAGGCGCTCGACCACGCCGGGCAGGCGCTGGCGCTCTGCGAGGAGCTGGGGGCGGAACGGGACCAGGCGCAGGCGCTGGTGGTGCTGGGCCGGTCGCTGGCCGATCTCGGGCGCGGGGCCGAGTCGGTGGCGCGGTTGCGGCAGGCGTACGAGATCTTCCGGCGACTGGGGCTTCCGGAAGCCACCGAGGTGGCCGGTCTGCTGGAGGAGCCGACACCGGCGCTGGTCGATCCCTGA
- a CDS encoding TetR/AcrR family transcriptional regulator — MAYRKTPAVEDRLTAARERLVDEAIAVVADVGWSQASVTAVAAAAGMSVGSVYQHFPSKAALAVEVFRRAAGREADVLGAVLRDGSGDPVERLTRAVTVFARRAMESRGVAYALLAAPSEPAVESARLEFRRRYRGMFAEVIREGVSGGLLPEQDPEVTAAALTGAIGEVLVDPLSGPADGADADRLVAELAAMSLRCAGAVPAQQPQ, encoded by the coding sequence ATGGCCTACCGAAAGACCCCCGCTGTCGAGGACCGGCTGACCGCCGCCCGCGAGCGGCTCGTGGACGAGGCGATCGCCGTCGTCGCGGATGTCGGCTGGTCGCAGGCGTCCGTCACCGCGGTCGCTGCGGCGGCCGGTATGTCGGTGGGCTCGGTGTACCAGCACTTCCCCTCGAAGGCAGCACTCGCCGTCGAGGTGTTCCGCCGCGCCGCCGGACGCGAGGCCGATGTGCTCGGCGCCGTACTGCGGGACGGCAGCGGGGACCCCGTCGAACGCCTCACGCGCGCCGTGACCGTCTTCGCGCGACGGGCCATGGAAAGCCGGGGCGTGGCCTACGCCTTGCTGGCCGCCCCGTCCGAACCCGCTGTGGAGTCGGCGCGGTTGGAGTTCCGCAGGCGCTACCGCGGCATGTTCGCCGAGGTGATCCGCGAGGGTGTGTCCGGCGGTCTGCTGCCCGAACAGGACCCGGAGGTCACCGCGGCCGCTCTCACCGGCGCGATCGGCGAGGTGCTGGTCGACCCGCTCTCCGGACCCGCGGATGGGGCCGACGCCGACCGTCTCGTGGCCGAGTTGGCCGCCATGTCCCTGCGCTGCGCGGGCGCCGTGCCCGCGCAGCAGCCGCAGTAG
- a CDS encoding MFS transporter, which produces MTTASVRPPSPPSPPEAEAPRASRWGLWAQDNFRKLWIGETTSGLGTAVGSVALALVAVVTLEASPFMVGVLTASAWVPWLFLGLVAGAWVDRWPRLKVMLVCDLLLLVLFGSVPVAGWLGVLTMAQLVVVALLAGAVKVFLSTANSAVLPALVAKRDLLEANVKLRSGDAAAEIAGPGLAGLLAQAFGAVSGLLADAVTYLVAAICVGTIKVEEKPPAVSERRGILREIGEGVRFLVHDPYLRSLAGFAAVGNLGLNGIQAVQTIFLVRSVGVTPAGIGAVFAVVSVGGLAGAALAGRIARRFGTARGLLLCQLVGAPFILLLPMTGERVPLAVSAVAWSVSVCGVIAGNVIAASFYQAYCPPAMIGRIRASASTVNFSAIPVGALLGGWLGEILGARTTLWIMASVLLSAGAVLVAGPLRGLRSFPERPADS; this is translated from the coding sequence ATGACCACAGCCTCTGTCAGACCGCCGTCCCCGCCCTCGCCCCCCGAGGCCGAAGCACCGCGGGCGAGCCGCTGGGGCCTCTGGGCACAGGACAACTTCCGCAAGCTCTGGATCGGTGAGACGACCAGCGGCCTCGGCACTGCCGTCGGCAGTGTCGCGCTCGCCCTGGTGGCCGTCGTCACCCTGGAGGCATCGCCGTTCATGGTCGGCGTGCTGACCGCGTCCGCCTGGGTGCCCTGGCTCTTCCTCGGCCTGGTGGCCGGAGCCTGGGTGGACCGCTGGCCCCGGCTGAAGGTGATGCTGGTCTGCGACCTCCTTCTGCTGGTGCTGTTCGGCAGTGTGCCGGTGGCCGGCTGGCTGGGCGTGTTGACCATGGCCCAGTTGGTGGTGGTCGCGCTGCTGGCCGGTGCCGTCAAGGTGTTCCTGTCCACCGCGAACAGCGCCGTACTGCCCGCGCTGGTCGCCAAGCGAGATCTGCTGGAGGCCAACGTCAAGTTGCGCTCCGGGGACGCGGCGGCGGAGATCGCGGGGCCCGGCCTGGCCGGGCTGCTCGCCCAGGCGTTCGGCGCGGTCAGCGGACTTCTCGCCGACGCGGTCACCTACCTTGTGGCGGCGATCTGCGTGGGCACGATCAAGGTGGAGGAGAAGCCGCCCGCGGTCTCGGAACGGCGGGGGATCCTGCGCGAGATCGGCGAGGGGGTCCGGTTCCTGGTGCACGACCCGTACCTGCGCTCCCTGGCGGGCTTCGCGGCAGTCGGCAATCTCGGCCTCAATGGCATCCAGGCGGTGCAGACCATCTTCCTGGTACGCAGCGTGGGTGTGACACCTGCCGGCATCGGGGCGGTGTTCGCGGTGGTATCGGTCGGCGGGCTCGCCGGGGCGGCGCTCGCCGGGCGGATCGCCCGCCGGTTCGGTACGGCGCGCGGGCTGCTCCTCTGCCAGTTGGTGGGGGCACCGTTCATCCTCCTGCTCCCGATGACGGGGGAGCGGGTGCCGCTGGCGGTGAGCGCGGTGGCCTGGTCGGTCTCGGTCTGCGGTGTGATCGCGGGAAACGTCATCGCCGCCAGCTTCTACCAGGCGTACTGCCCGCCCGCCATGATCGGCCGGATCCGCGCCAGCGCCTCGACGGTCAACTTCAGCGCGATCCCGGTCGGTGCCCTGCTCGGTGGCTGGCTCGGCGAGATCCTCGGCGCCCGCACCACTCTCTGGATCATGGCGAGCGTGCTGCTGTCGGCCGGTGCGGTCCTGGTGGCAGGCCCGCTCCGCGGCCTGCGCAGTTTCCCGGAGCGCCCCGCGGACTCCTGA